The genomic DNA AGCCACCTGCCATCACAACCGGATACAAAGTGGTTTGACTCATGATTTATCCCCGTATATCTGCAATAAATTGGCTCAGCACGTTCTCTTTCTCGAGCGTACGTTCGGCATATTCACGTGCCACCGTGTTCGTTTTTGGCATGGCAAGTGCCCGTTCAATGCCAGTGACCAGCGCCGGGACCGATTCCGGTTCCACGCAAACGGCGATCCCCGGATAGCTGTCGCACAGCTGGCCTAATTCTGTTTCGGCTTCTGCCGTGATCACCGCGTTACCGCCCACTGCCAGAATGTTGGTCAGCTTGGACGGCAACACCGCGTCTGCCGCACCGCGCTTTTGTACCACCAGATGGCAGTCGCCCATCTTCAGCAACGCAGGCAGTGCCTCGTAGGACTGAAGCGGGAAAAATTTCACGTTCGTCAGGCCGCGCTCGCTGGCCATCTTTTCCAGTCGCGCTTTTCCGCCGCCCTGCCCGACGATGACAAACATCCAGGGTTGATGGCTCAGTTGCTGTGCGGCGTCGATGACGCTCTCAAGCCCCTGCTTCTCGCCGATGTTGCCTGAGTAAAGAATGATTTTTTGGTCGTCAGGCAGACCGAGCTGAGCGCGTAGCGCCTGCGCGTCACTGTCTGTCACGTCGCGAAAACGCGCCACTTCAGACCAGTTGGGGAAAAAGATCACTTTTTCCGCCGGTACGCCCTTCTCCTGCGCTTTGTTCATCATTGAGCGCGAGATGGTCGAGACATAATCCACGTTATGCAGGCCGCTGCGCTCGAAGGCGCTGGCGAGTTTCGCCACCTTCCCGCTCTTACCTTTGCCGGCCATTCCCAGGCCGAGC from Enterobacter ludwigii includes the following:
- the wcaI gene encoding colanic acid biosynthesis fucosyltransferase WcaI, coding for MKILVYGINYSPELTGIGKYTGEMVEWMASQGHDVRVITAPPYYPEWKVGERYSGWRYRREEGAATVWRCPLYVPKQPSTLKRLLHLGSFALSSFFPLMAQRRWKPDRIIGVVPTLFCTPGMRLLGKLSGARTLLHIQDYEVDAMLGLGMAGKGKSGKVAKLASAFERSGLHNVDYVSTISRSMMNKAQEKGVPAEKVIFFPNWSEVARFRDVTDSDAQALRAQLGLPDDQKIILYSGNIGEKQGLESVIDAAQQLSHQPWMFVIVGQGGGKARLEKMASERGLTNVKFFPLQSYEALPALLKMGDCHLVVQKRGAADAVLPSKLTNILAVGGNAVITAEAETELGQLCDSYPGIAVCVEPESVPALVTGIERALAMPKTNTVAREYAERTLEKENVLSQFIADIRG